A genomic stretch from Pagrus major chromosome 3, Pma_NU_1.0 includes:
- the smap2 gene encoding stromal membrane-associated protein 2, which yields MMTGKSVKDVDRYQTVLNSLLALEENKFCADCESKGPRWASWNLGIFICIRCAGIHRNLGVHISKVKSVNLDQWTQEQVQCVQEMGNAKAKRLYEAFLPECFQRPETDQSAEIFIRDKYDKKKYMDKVIDIQMLRKEKSCDNIPKEPVVFEKMKLKKDISPKTDSQSVTDLLGLDAPAPSPAVSNGGGCVPDSNESPAVSHPALAHSALDLFSSLPAPPSASSTKTTPVSSSLPQSRVTASVPENLSLFLDSAPKAEEGAVKKLSKDSILSLYASTPSVHASSMATQGLYMNQMGYLTHPYGSYHSLAQAGGMGGTMMTSQMAMMAQQPSSMIGVQQNSMMGQQNGLMAAQGVMAPPSGAMASPYLTGMTQGMMGQQQSGMMLQQQTGMMGQQQNGIMGQQQPGIMGQQQPGMMGQQQPGMMGQQQPGVMGQQQNGIMGQQQSGMMVQQQVGGLPHQQVYGVQHAQQLQWNITQMTQHVAGTNLYNTNSMMGYSSQHMGSSTTPSSSHMTAHIWK from the exons ATGATGACGGGCAAATCTGTGAAAGACGTTGACAGATACCAGACTGTCCTCAACTCTCTACTGGCGCTGGAGGAGAATAAATTCTGCGCTGACTGCGAATCCAAAG GTCCGCGATGGGCATCCTGGAATTTGGGCATCTTCATCTGCATCCGCTGTGCCGGTATCCATCGAAACCTGGGAGTCCACATCTCCAAGGTCAAGTCTGTCAATCTGGACCAGTGGACGCAGGAGCAGgtccag TGTGTTCAGGAGATGGGAAACGCCAAAGCCAAACGTCTCTACGAGGCTTTCTTACCTGAGTGCTTCCAGAGGCCCGAGACAGACCAGTCTGCAGAGATCTTCATCAGGGACAAGTATGATAAGAAGAAGTACATGGATAAGGTCATTGACATACAGATGCTTAGG aaagaaaagagctgTGACAATATACCCAAGGAGCCGGTTGTGTTTGAGAAGATGAAATTG aaaaaagacaTCAGCCCGAAGACAGATTCCCAGTCTGTTACAGACCTGCTTGGATTAG ATGCCCCTGCTCCAAGTCCTGCGGTGTCTAATGGTGGAGGATGTGTTCCAGACAGTAATGAGAGCCCAGCGGTGTCTCATCCAGCTCTGGCACACTCTGCACTGGATCTCTTTAGCTCACTGCCAGCACCCCCCTCTGCTTCCTCCACTAAAACCACG CCTGTTTCCAGCTCCCTGCCTCAGAGCAGAGTGACTGCCTCTGTGCCTGAAAACCTCAGTCTGTTCCTGGATTCAGCACCCAAAGCAGAGGAGGGCGCTGTCAAGAAACTGTCCAAGGACTCAATTCTCTCCCTGTACGCCTCCACCCCGTCAGTGCACGCCAGCAGTATGGCTACTCAAG GCTTGTACATGAACCAAATGGGATACCTGACCCACCCATACGGTTCATACCATTCTTTAGCCCAGGCAGGGGGAATGGGAGGCaccatgatgacatcacagatggcCATGATGGCACAGCAACCAAGCAGCATGATTGGAGTTCAACAGAACAGCATGATGGGACAGCAGAATGGTTTAATGGCTGCACAGGGTGTCATGGCTCCACCTAGTGGAGCTATGGCATCACCTTACCTGACAGGGATGACCCAGGGCATGATGGGACAGCAGCAAAGCGGAAtgatgctacagcagcagaCTGGGATGATGGGACAGCAGCAGAATGGAATTATGGGACAGCAGCAGCCTGGGATAAtggggcagcagcagcctgggaTGAtggggcagcagcagcctgggaTGAtggggcagcagcagcctggggTGATGGGACAGCAGCAGAATGGCATTATgggacagcagcagagtggGATGATGGTACAGCAGCAGGTTGGAGGTTTACCTCATCAGCAGGTGTATGGAGTGCAACatgctcagcagctacagtggaaCATTACCCAG ATGACTCAGCACGTGGCCGGCACGAATCTCTACAACACCAACAGCATGATGGGATACAGCAGTCAACACATGGGAAGCTCGACAACTCCGAGCTCATCGCATATGACAGCACACATTTGGAAATGA